A genomic segment from Juglans regia cultivar Chandler chromosome 14, Walnut 2.0, whole genome shotgun sequence encodes:
- the LOC109003662 gene encoding UDP-glycosyltransferase 74E1-like gives MEEESSACRAHCLILAYPTQGHINPMVEFSKRLKHRGVEVTLVTTYFISKDIQKEVSSIALETISDGYDEGGIARAENVQVYLERFSQVGSQTLTELLEKLSISGCPVDCIVYDAFLPWALDVAKKFGLFGAAFFTQSCAVDITYYHVHKGELKLPLSEPEILQLPGLPPLEPQDLPSFIYKLGSYPGCLEMFVGQFSNVEKADSILCNTIYELEQEAVDWMSKIWPMRTVGPTIPSMFLDKRLEDDKDYGFSIFKPNTDACLKWLNDRPKGSVVYVSFGSLAALEAEQMQELAWGLRMSNSYFLWVVRASEEAKLPKNFVEETSEKGFVVHWCPQLEVLEHEAVGCFVTHCGWNSTLEALSLGVPMVAMPQWTDQSTNAKFIMDFWKMGLKAPVDEKGLVRREAAEHCIREIMEGERGKEIKKNAFKWRKLAKEAVDIGGSSDKNIEEFVAILVRS, from the exons ATGGAGGAGGAGTCGAGTGCCTGTAGAGCTCATTGTTTAATCTTAGCCTATCCAACTCAAGGACACATTAATCCTATGGTGGAATTCTCCAAGCGTTTGAAGCACAGAGGAGTAGAAGTTACACTGGTTACCACCTACTTCATCTCCAAGGACATACAAAAAGAAGTAAGCTCCATTGCGCTCGAGACCATCTCCGATGGCTATGACGAAGGAGGGATAGCGCGAGCCGAGAACGTCCAGGTTTATTTGGAGCGCTTTTCGCAAGTCGGTTCGCAAACCCTGACCGAGCTCCTCGAGAAACTTTCTATCTCAGGCTGCCCGGTTGACTGTATCGTTTATGATGCTTTCTTGCCTTGGGCTCTAGACGTAGCCAAAAAATTTGGGTTATTCGGGGCTGCGTTTTTCACTCAATCTTGTGCCGTTGATATTACATACTACCATGTTCACAAAGGAGAGCTGAAACTCCCTCTTTCAGAGCCAGAAATTTTGCAGCTTCCTGGTTTGCCACCTCTTGAACCTCAGGACCTGCCGTCCTTCATTTATAAATTAGGATCGTACCCAGGTTGCTTGGAGATGTTTGTGGGGCAATTTTCAAATGTTGAGAAAGCTGACTCGATCCTTTGCAACACCATTTATGAGCTGGAGCAAGAG GCTGTGGATTGGATGTCCAAGATATGGCCAATGAGGACTGTGGGACCAACTATTCCATCTATGTTCTTAGACAAGCGGCTTGAAGATGACAAAGACTATGGTTTCAGCATCTTCAAACCAAACACCGATGCTTGCCTGAAATGGCTAAATGATCGTCCAAAAGGGTCGGTTGTTTATGTTTCTTTCGGGAGTTTGGCCGCTCTTGAAGCTGAGCAAATGCAAGAACTAGCTTGGGGTTTGAGGATGAGCAACAGCTATTTCTTGTGGGTGGTCAGGGCCTCAGAAGAGGCAAAGCTCCCCAAAAACTTTGTGGAGGAGACGTCGGAGAAGGGATTTGTGGTTCACTGGTGTCCTCAGTTAGAGGTCTTAGAACACGAGGCAGTGGGATGCTTTGTGACACACTGTGGGTGGAACTCTACGTTGGAGGCCCTGAGCTTAGGTGTTCCAATGGTGGCAATGCCACAATGGACAGACCAAAGCACGAATGCAAAGTTTATTAtggatttttggaagatgggactTAAAGCTCCGGTTGATGAGAAAGGTTTAGTTAGGCGAGAAGCAGCAGAGCATTGCATAAGGGAAATAATGGAGggggagagagggaaagagataaagaaaaatgcCTTCAAATGGAGGAAATTAGCAAAAGAGGCTGTTGACATAGGTGGAAGTTCTGACAAAAACATTGAAGAATTTGTAGCTATATTGGTTCGGTCCTAA